A genomic window from Sceloporus undulatus isolate JIND9_A2432 ecotype Alabama chromosome 9, SceUnd_v1.1, whole genome shotgun sequence includes:
- the POLR2I gene encoding DNA-directed RNA polymerase II subunit RPB9 isoform X1: MESEGAYEPGFVGIRFCQECNNMLYPKEDKENRILLYACRNCDYQQEADNSCIYVNKITHEVDELTQIIADVSQDPTLPRTEDHPCQKCGHKEAVFFQSHSARAEDAMRLYYVCTAPHCGHRWTE; this comes from the exons ATGGAGTCGGAAGGGGCCTACGAGCCGGGCTTCGTCGGGATCCGCTTCTGCCAGGAATG caacaacatgttgTACCCCAAGGAGGACAAAGAGAACAGGATCCTTCTCTATGCG TGCCGGAACTGCGACTACCAGCAGGAAGCTGACAACAGCTGCATTTATGTCAATAAGATCACCCACGAAGTCGA TGAATTAACCCAGATCATCGCTGACGTTTCTCAAGATCCAACTCTGCCTCGAACAGAGGACCACCCCTGTCAGAA gTGTGGCCACAAGGAAGCGGTGTTTTTCCAGTCCCACAGCGCAAGGGCTGAG GATGCCATGCGGCTGTATTACGTCTGCACAGCCCCACACTGTGGTCACCGTTGGACTGAGTGA
- the POLR2I gene encoding DNA-directed RNA polymerase II subunit RPB9 isoform X2 gives MMGNNMLYPKEDKENRILLYACRNCDYQQEADNSCIYVNKITHEVDELTQIIADVSQDPTLPRTEDHPCQKCGHKEAVFFQSHSARAEDAMRLYYVCTAPHCGHRWTE, from the exons atgatggg caacaacatgttgTACCCCAAGGAGGACAAAGAGAACAGGATCCTTCTCTATGCG TGCCGGAACTGCGACTACCAGCAGGAAGCTGACAACAGCTGCATTTATGTCAATAAGATCACCCACGAAGTCGA TGAATTAACCCAGATCATCGCTGACGTTTCTCAAGATCCAACTCTGCCTCGAACAGAGGACCACCCCTGTCAGAA gTGTGGCCACAAGGAAGCGGTGTTTTTCCAGTCCCACAGCGCAAGGGCTGAG GATGCCATGCGGCTGTATTACGTCTGCACAGCCCCACACTGTGGTCACCGTTGGACTGAGTGA